A genomic stretch from Sphingomonas sp. HDW15A includes:
- a CDS encoding DUF1013 domain-containing protein, with protein sequence MAQPLMPHATAAWLVDNTSLSFSQIADFCGLHILEVQAIADDTAATKLTGRDPIRSGELTHEEIERGQADPDYELQMIKAPDAVTRTKGPRYTPVSKRQDKPDGIAWIIRNHPEVSDGQIGKLIGTTRTTIAAIRDRSHWNMANIQPKDPVTLGLTTQRELDAAVAKAQKAAGMEAQGDTRFEGDRDALIEQLRAEREAHVREVEAALAAAEAEARGEELASDEIVPGIKDPFKR encoded by the coding sequence ATGGCTCAGCCGCTCATGCCCCACGCGACCGCCGCCTGGCTGGTCGACAACACGTCCCTCAGCTTCTCGCAAATCGCGGATTTCTGCGGTCTTCACATCCTCGAGGTCCAGGCGATCGCGGACGACACCGCGGCAACGAAGCTGACCGGCCGCGACCCGATCCGTTCGGGCGAGTTGACCCACGAAGAGATCGAGCGAGGCCAGGCCGATCCAGATTACGAACTTCAGATGATCAAGGCGCCCGACGCCGTCACCCGCACTAAGGGGCCGCGCTACACGCCGGTCTCCAAGCGCCAGGACAAGCCGGACGGAATCGCCTGGATTATTCGCAATCATCCGGAGGTTTCGGATGGGCAGATCGGAAAGCTGATCGGCACCACCCGGACGACCATTGCGGCCATTCGCGACCGCAGCCACTGGAACATGGCCAACATCCAGCCGAAGGACCCGGTTACGCTCGGCCTCACCACGCAGCGCGAGCTCGATGCGGCCGTCGCCAAGGCCCAGAAGGCAGCCGGCATGGAAGCGCAGGGCGACACGCGATTTGAAGGCGATCGCGACGCGCTTATCGAGCAGCTTCGTGCCGAGCGTGAGGCTCACGTTCGGGAGGTGGAGGCGGCGCTGGCCGCAGCCGAAGCCGAGGCGCGCGGAGAGGAACTGGCCTCCGACGAGATCGTGCCGGGCATCAAGGATCCGTTCAAGCGCTGA
- a CDS encoding exodeoxyribonuclease VII small subunit, translated as MDGDDDIGAMSFETALGELEQIVRTLEQGSAPLDQSIELYQRGDRLKRHCEARLKAAQERIEKIALGPDGQPTGTEPFDAD; from the coding sequence ATGGACGGCGACGACGACATCGGTGCGATGAGCTTCGAGACAGCGCTTGGCGAGCTCGAACAGATTGTACGAACGCTTGAGCAGGGCAGCGCACCGCTCGACCAATCCATTGAGCTCTATCAGCGCGGCGACCGCCTTAAGCGGCACTGCGAAGCGCGGCTCAAGGCGGCGCAGGAGCGGATCGAGAAGATCGCACTCGGGCCCGACGGACAGCCGACCGGTACCGAGCCGTTCGATGCCGATTGA
- a CDS encoding polyprenyl synthetase family protein yields the protein MPIEMVDRPLPSVLGESRRIGGAVDDLFSFFLPVPADGRARLYEAMRHAAIGGGKRLRPLLTVAAARLFGIDEGRAVRAGTAIEAIHVYSLIHDDLPCMDDDDLRRGKPTVHKAFDEATAVLAGDCFHDLAFEIMADPATHEDPFVRCELLMGLAKASGLEGMGGGQMLDLAAEGQALDVSAITRMQQLKTGALIEFAVEAACIMGRLPDESRTHCRGYARNIGLAFQIADDLIDHDGNEEAAGKRVGKDAGAGKATFVSLLGRDRARQQAEFLVTQAIEHLASHGEEADLLRAIARYITERDR from the coding sequence ATGCCGATTGAGATGGTCGATCGGCCGCTGCCCTCCGTACTGGGCGAGAGCCGGCGGATCGGAGGAGCGGTCGATGACCTCTTCTCTTTCTTTCTCCCGGTTCCGGCCGACGGCCGTGCGCGCCTTTATGAGGCGATGCGGCACGCGGCAATTGGCGGCGGGAAGCGGCTGCGCCCGCTGTTGACCGTGGCTGCCGCGCGCCTTTTCGGAATAGACGAAGGGCGCGCCGTTCGCGCCGGGACGGCGATTGAAGCCATTCATGTTTACTCCCTGATCCATGACGATTTGCCGTGCATGGACGATGACGACCTGCGTCGCGGCAAGCCGACCGTTCACAAGGCCTTCGATGAGGCGACTGCCGTCCTCGCCGGCGATTGCTTCCATGACCTCGCGTTCGAAATCATGGCCGATCCGGCTACGCATGAGGACCCTTTTGTCCGCTGCGAATTGTTGATGGGTCTTGCGAAGGCATCGGGTCTGGAAGGCATGGGCGGCGGCCAGATGCTTGACCTAGCAGCGGAAGGGCAGGCGCTCGACGTCTCGGCGATTACCCGGATGCAGCAACTCAAGACCGGGGCGCTGATCGAGTTCGCGGTCGAAGCGGCGTGCATCATGGGCCGCTTGCCCGATGAATCCCGGACACACTGCCGCGGCTATGCGCGGAATATCGGCCTGGCCTTTCAGATCGCCGACGACCTCATAGATCACGATGGGAACGAGGAAGCGGCAGGCAAGCGTGTCGGCAAGGATGCAGGTGCGGGGAAAGCGACATTCGTCTCACTCCTCGGACGAGACCGCGCTCGGCAGCAGGCTGAGTTCCTTGTGACCCAAGCCATTGAGCATCTTGCCAGCCATGG